In Lotus japonicus ecotype B-129 chromosome 5, LjGifu_v1.2, one genomic interval encodes:
- the LOC130720983 gene encoding uncharacterized protein LOC130720983, translated as MGKKQLQELKDNNNIHKETARVEAVLQLIRKQTPLTVKQEKFCNYACVKRFLKAKGDNVKKAAKQLRTCLSWRETIVNDHLIADDFSAELADGLAYVAGHDDESRPVLIFRMKQDYQKLHSQKLLTRLLAFTMEVAISTMPKNVEQFVLLFDASFYRSASAFMNLLLAALKIVAEYYPGRLCKAFVIDPPSLFSYLWKGVRPFVELSSCTTVVSSLDFEESLHFNDFTSYPRASSLRFDPSTVKSTAKIGSCSSSRFAFTVSHQLDSLKPWYLSLSDTSGSKVGPTTPSPALISPLNARSFSFASPVARNPLGPPASRKGLFPTTPLPQRVTAPHKTSFLQSPATFFRRESVGGGKTERCRESFSPYVKFYRRPYNEMIYRSKMRPPLGGLISIVSPHIRRRHISVSQRY; from the exons ATGGGGAAGAAACAACTGCAAGAGCTCAAAGATAACAACAATATTCACAAAGAGACTGCAAGAGTTGAAGCTGTTCTTCAACTCATCAGAAAACAAACCCCTCTCACTGTCAAACAG GAGAAGTTCTGCAACTATGCTTGTGTGAAGCGGTTTCTCAAAGCCAAAGGAGATAATGTGAAGAAAGCTGCTAAACAACTAAGAACTTGCCTTTCATGGAGAGAGACTATCGTAAATG ATCATTTGATAGCGGATGATTTCTCAGCTGAACTAGCTGATGGGTTGGCCTATGTAGCTGGTCATGACGATGAATCCAGAcccgttttg ATTTTCCGGATGAAGCAAGACTACCAGAAGTTACATTCACAGAAACT GCTCACTCGTTTGCTAGCATTCACAATGGAAGTGGCTATTTCAACCATGCCAAAAAATGTTGAACAATTTGTCCTGCTTTTTGACGCTA GCTTTTACAGGTCAGCATCTGCTTTTATGAACTTGTTGCTGGCAGCGCTGAAAATTGTGGCTGAATACTACCCAGGTCGGCTATGCAAAGCATTTGTAATAGACCCTCCCTCACTTTTTTCTTACTTGTGGAAG GGTGTTAGGCCATTCGTTGAGCTATCATCATGCACGACGGTGGTATCATCGTTGGATTTCGAAGAATCACTACACTTCAACGACTTCACATCCTACCCACGAGCCTCATCCCTCCGATTCGACCCTTCCACGGTGAAATCAACGGCCAAGATCGGCTCCTGCTCCTCCTCACGCTTCGCCTTCACAGTCTCCCACCAGCTGGACTCTCTCAAACCATGGTACCTCAGCCTCTCCGACACCTCAGGATCCAAGGTGGGCCCCACGACCCCCTCTCCGGCGCTCATCTCACCGCTCAACGCCCGCTCCTTCTCCTTCGCGTCTCCGGTGGCGCGAAACCCGCTCGGCCCTCCAGCCTCCCGGAAAGGCCTCTTCCCCACCACCCCGCTGCCGCAACGCGTCACGGCGCCTCACAAGACTTCCTTCCTCCAGTCCCCAGCTACATTCTTCCGGCGCGAAAGCGTCGGAGGAGGAAAAACAGAGAGGTGCCGGGAATCATTCTCGCCGTACGTCAAATTCTACCGAAGGCCGTACAACGAGATGATTTACCGGTCAAAGATGAGGCCACCACTCGGCGGCCTCATCTCCATCGTCTCCCCACACATTAGAAGACGCCACATTTCAGTTTCTCAGCGTTACTAA
- the LOC130717354 gene encoding primary amine oxidase 1 — MIPQCLILAFFLRFSFINSLPHPLDPLSPAEINKTRHIVHESYLGAIPNLTYHFVDVEEPDKNNVLNWLSSNSNTKEKPFIPRQAKVVVRAKGDETHELVVDLTKGSIVSDKIYTGHGYPPMTFSELFRASKLPLKYPKFQESITKRGLNLSEVSCVPLTVGWYGEKSTRRALKVVSYYRGGSVNVWARPIEGITVLVDVDSMKITMYNDRYRAPMPKAEGTNYQSSSSKKKTSASCNVSDIGFTIKDHEVKWANWAFHVGFNARAGLIISAASIFDARKNKYRRVLYGGHVSETFVPYMDPTEEWYFKTFLDAGEFGFGRAADSLKPEVDCPGNAVYMDGYMAGPKGEVQQVPRAICIFERRSGNVAWRHFEINNPTKKVIREGEPEITLVVRMVSTVGNYDYVLDWEFSRSGSIKVGVDLTGVLQMKAVPYTHNSQIKERVFGTLVSENTIANNHDHYITYYLDLDIDDNHNSFINAKMQRARATGFGTPRKSYWTVVRESAKREAEARIQLGLEPADLLIVNPNIRTRLGNQVGYRLIGAQPVTSLLSDDDYPERRVSYTKYQVWVTAYNKSERWAGGFYADRSHGDDGLAIWSQRNREIENRDIVLWHTIGIHHIPYQEDFPAMPAVHGGFELRPANFFESCPLL; from the exons ATGATTCCTCAATGTCTAATCCTAGCTTTTTTTCTGAGATTCAGCTTCATTAATAGTTTGCCTCACCCTTTAGACCCTCTCTCACCGGCTGAAATCAACAAAACAAGACACATTGTTCACGAGTCTTACCTTGGTGCTATTCCTAACCTCACCTACCATTTTGTGGATGTTGAAGAACCAGACAAAAACAATGTCCTAAACTGGTTATcttcaaattcaaacacaaaAGAAAAGCCTTTCATTCCTCGTCAAGCTAAGGTAGTTGTTAGAGCCAAGGGTGATGAGACACATGAGCTTGTAGTGGACTTAACCAAAGGGTCCATTGTATCAGATAAAATCTACACAGGTCATGGATACCCTCCTATGACATTCAGTGAGCTTTTTAGAGCAAGCAAATTGCCTCTTAAGTACCCCAAATTCCAAGAGTCAATAACCAAAAGGGGCTTGAACTTGTCTGAAGTTTCTTGTGTGCCACTCACAGTTGGTTGGTATGGAGAAAAAAGCACAAGAAGAGCCCTCAAAGTGGTGTCCTATTATAGGGGAGGATCAGTTAATGTTTGGGCAAGGCCTATTGAAGGAATCACAGTGCTAGTTGATGTTGATTCAATGAAGATTACCATGTACAATGACAG GTACAGGGCCCCTATGCCTAAAGCTGAAGGCACAAATTATCAATCTTCAAGCAGCAAGAAAAAAACATCTGCTTCCTGTAATGTTTCAGATATTGGGTTCACCATCAAGGACCATGAGGTGAAATGGGCTAACTGGGCTTTCCATGTTGGGTTCAATGCTCGGGCTGGGCTGATCATATCAGCTGCTTCTATATTTGATGCTAGAAAAAACAAGTATAGGAGAGTGCTGTATGGGGGTCATGTGTCAGAGACATTTGTTCCTTACATGGATCCTACAGAGGAATGGTATTTCAAGACTTTCTTGGATGCTGGGGAATTTGGGTTTGGACGTGCAGCTGATAGCTTGAAGCCCGAGGTTGATTGCCCGGGCAATGCAGTTTATATGGATGGGTACATGGCTGGGCCTAAAGGAGAGGTGCAGCAGGTGCCTAGGGCTATTTGCATTTTTGAGAGGAGGTCTGGCAATGTGGCCTGGAGGCACTTTGAAATCAACAATCCCACCAAAAAAGTG ATAAGAGAAGGAGAGCCTGAGATTACTTTGGTGGTCAGAATGGTTTCTACTGTGGGTAACTATGATTATGTTCTTGACTGGGAATTCTCGCGAAGTGGCAGTATCAAAGTTGGG GTGGACCTGACAGGCGTACTACAGATGAAAGCAGTCCCATATACACACAACAGCCAGATAAAAGAAAGAGTGTTTGGAACCTTGGTGTCAGAAAACACCATTGCCAACAACCATGACCACTACATAACCTACTATCTTGACCTTGACATTGATGACAACCACAACTCCTTCATCAATGCCAAAATGCAAAGGGCAAGAGCAACTGGCTTTGGAACACCAAGGAAGAGTTACTGGACTGTTGTTAGAGAATCTGCCAAGAGGGAAGCCGAGGCGAGAATTCAGCTTGGCTTGGAGCCAGCTGACCTATTAATAGTCAACCCCAATATAAGAACAAGGCTAGGGAATCAAGTTGGTTACCGGCTGATCGGTGCACAGCCGGTAACTTCTCTGTTGTCTGATGATGATTACCCAGAAAGAAGAGTGTCTTACACAAAGTATCAGGTGTGGGTCACTGCCTATAACAAGTCAGAAAGATGGGCTGGAGGGTTCTATGCTGATAGGAGCCATGGAGATGATGGCTTAGCCATTTGGAGCCAGAGGAATAGAGAGATTGAGAATAGAGACATAGTGCTATGGCACACAATTGGGATCCATCACATTCCGTACCAAGAAGATTTTCCAGCAATGCCAGCAGTCCATGGAGGATTTGAACTCAGGCCAGCTAACTTTTTCGAAAGTTGTCCGCTTCTTTGA
- the LOC130717353 gene encoding LOW QUALITY PROTEIN: amine oxidase [copper-containing] alpha 2, peroxisomal-like (The sequence of the model RefSeq protein was modified relative to this genomic sequence to represent the inferred CDS: deleted 1 base in 1 codon) — translation MKTLFVFVFMLFWSSGKCSHPHPLDPLTPSELNLVRTIVLKSHPTSTTTHKLTFNYIGLDEPDKPSIQSWLSPNKPHHLPPRRASVIARFQKQSLEITVDLSTRSIISTKTHKDPHGFPMLTFGEQFMASQLPFSYEPFKESLKKRSLNVSYVVCAAFTIGWFGEGKSERKVKVKCYYTEGSANLYARPVEGVAAVVDLDEMKIVGYSDRGVIPVAKAEGTEYRASKMKPPFGPELKGVAVKQDEGPGFTIDGHSVSWANWNFHLGFDIEVGPIVSLASIYDLEKQEYRQVLYKGFISEVFVPYQDPTEEWYYTTYFDCGEYGFGQSMSSLQPFKDCPANAAFLDAYYASSDGTPVKIVNAFCIFERHAGDIMWRHTEIGIPNQVITEVRSDVSLVVRVVSTVGNYDYVIDWEFKPSGSIKLGVGLTGILGIKGGTVTNRDQIKEDIYGTLLAENTIGVYHDHFLTYYLDLDIDGEANSFVKTSLKTERVKDHTSPRKSYWTVVSETAKTEADARLNLGLKPYELQVVNANKKTKLGNKIGYRLLPGSVVHPLLLNDDYPQIRAAFTNYNVWVTPYNKSEKWVGGLFVDRSQGDDTLAVWSMRDRKIENEDIVLWYTMGFHHVPSQEDFPVMPTLSGGFELRPTNFFESNPVLKAKSPKLVYWPNCTSQH, via the exons ATGAAGACCCTGTTTGTGTTTGTCTTCATGCTCTTCTGGAGCTCAGGAAAATGCAGCCACCCTCACCCACTTGACCCTCTAACCCCTTCTGAGCTCAACCTAGTCCGAACCATAGTCCTAAAATCACACCCAACCTCAACCACCACCCACAAA CTCACCTTCAACTACATAGGCCTCGACGAGCCTGACAAGCCTTCCATCCAATCATGGCTATCACCCAACAAACCCCATCATCTTCCACCTCGCCGAGCCTCCGTCATAGCCCGGTTCCAAAAACAGTCCCTGGAGATCACTGTCGACCTCTCAACCCGCTCCATCATCTCCACCAAAACTCACAAGGACCCTCACGGCTTCCCTATGCTCACCTTCGGGGAGCAGTTCATGGCGTCTCAGCTTCCGTTCAGCTACGAACCGTTTAAGGAGTCGTTGAAGAAGAGGAGTCTCAACGTGTCTTATGTTGTTTGTGCTGCTTTCACTATTGGTTGgtttggagaagggaagagCGAGAGGAAGGTGAAGGTGAAGTGCTATTATACGGAGGGGAGTGCTAATTTGTATGCGAGGCCGGTGGAGGGTGTGGCGGCGGTGGTTGACTTGGATGAGATGAAGATTGTTGGGTACTCTGATAGAGGTGTGATTCCGGTGGCGAAAGCAGAGGGGACTGAGTATCGAGCTTCGAAGATGAAACCACCGTTCGGTCCCGAGCTTAAGGGTGTGGCTGTGAAGCAAGATGAGGGACCTGGATTCACCATTGATGGCCATTCTGTGAG CTGGGCCAACTGGAATTTCCATTTGGGGTTCGACATTGAGGTTGGTCCCATAGTTTCTCTTGCATCAATTTATGATCTTGAAAAGCAAGAATATCGCCAGGTGCTATATAAAGGGTTCATATCAGAGGTGTTTGTGCCATACCAAGACCCAACAGAGGAATGGTATTACACAACCTACTTTGATTGTGGTGAATATGGCTTTGGACAATCCATGTCTTCATTGCAACCTTTCAAAGATTGTCCTGCCAATGCTGCCTTCTTAGACGCATACTATGCTAGTTCAGATGGAACCCCTGTAAAGATAGTTAATGCCTTCTGCATATTTGAGAGGCATGCTGGCGATATCATGTGGCGGCACACAGAAATTGGAATCCCAAATCAAGTG ATAACTGAGGTCAGGTCAGATGTAAGCCTAGTGGTGAGAGTGGTTTCAACTGTAGGCAACTATGACTATGTAATTGATTGGGAATTTAAGCCCAGTGGTAGCATCAAACTTGGG GTTGGGCTTACTGGAATATTAGGGATTAAGGGAGGGACAGTTACCAACAGAGATCAAATCAAAGAAGACATTTATGGCACATTGCTGGCAGAGAATACCATTGGTGTCTATCATGACCACTTCTTGACCTATTATCTTGACCTTGACATTGATGGTGAAGCCAATTCCTTTGTCAAGACCAGTTTGAAAACTGAAAGAGTGAAAGATCACACCTCACCTAGGAAAAGTTACTGGACAGTTGTAAGTGAAACTGCTAAGACAGAAGCTGATGCCAGACTCAACCTGGGGTTGAAACCTTATGAGCTACAAGTAGTAAATGCTAATAAGAAGACAAAGCTAGGGAATAAAATTGGGTACCGTTTGCTTCCAGGCTCAGTGGTGCATCCACTTTTGCTTAATGATGATTATCCACAAATCAGAGCTGCTTTCACTAATTATAATGTATGGGTCACACCTTACAACAAATCTGAAAAATGGGTTGGAGGATTATTTGTTGACCGTAGCCAAGGCGATGATACTTTAGCTGTTTGGAGCATGAG GGATAGGAAGATTGAGAACGAGGATATAGTACTATGGTACACGATGGGATTTCATCATGTTCCTTCCCAGGAAGATTTTCCGGTTATGCCAACCTTGAGTGGTGGGTTTGAGCTGAGGCCAACCAATTTTTTCGAGAGCAACCCGGTCCTTAAAGCAAAATCACCAAAGCTTGTGTACTGGCCTAATTGCACTTCTCAACATTAG
- the LOC130717355 gene encoding thermospermine synthase ACAULIS5-like, translated as MGEVAFSNGISNGSVNNGVNGQSHSLNGYRKSCWYEEEIEEDLRWCFALNSILHTGASQYQDIALLDTKPFGKALVIDGKLQSAETDEFIYHECLVHPALLHHPNPKNVFIMGGGEGSTARELLRHKTIDKVLMCDIDEEVVNFCKSYLVVNKEAFCDLRLEVIINDARSELEAREENYDVIVGDLADPIDGGPCYKLYTKSFYEFTVKPKLKQGGIFVTQAGPAGIFSHKEVFSCIYNTLRQVFKYVVPYSAHIPSYADIWGWVMASDSPIDLSAEELDLRMKQRILGENRYLDGKTFSSSSTLSKTVRNSLDNETHVYTEEAARFIHGHGKHA; from the exons ATGGGTGAGGTAGCTTTCTCAAATGGAATTAGCAATGGCAGTGTTAATAATGGAGTCAATGGCCAAAGCCATTCCCTGAATGGTTATAGGAAGAGTTGCTGGTATGAAGAAGAGATTGAAGAGGACTTAAGATGGTGCTTTGCTCTCAATAG TATATTGCACACAGGAGCTAGCCAGTACCAGGACATTGCATTGTTGGATACAAAGCCCTTTGGAAAG GCTTTGGTAATTGATGGAAAGCTTCAGAGTGCAGAGACAGATGAATTTATCTACCATGAATGTCTTGTTCATCCAGCTCTGCTTCACCATCCTAA CCCAAAGAATGTTTTTATTATGGGAGGAGGAGAAGGGTCTACTGCAAGGGAATTACTCAGGCATAAGACCATAGACAAAGTTCTAATGTGTGACATAGATGAG GAGGTGGTGAACTTCTGCAAATCATACTTAGTTGTGAACAAGGAAGCATTCTGTGATCTGAGACTTGAAGTCATCATCAATGATGCCAG GAGTGAGCTAGAAGCCAGAGAGGAAAACTATGATGTGATAGTTGGTGACTTAGCAGACCCAATTGATGGTGGCCCTTGCTATAAACTGTACACCAAGTCCTTCTATGAGTTCACTGTTAAGCCTAAACTGAAGCAGGGTGGCATCTTTGTCACACAG GCTGGGCCAGCTGGAATATTTAGCCACAAAGAAGTATTCTCTTGTATCTACAACACCTTGAGACAAGTTTTCAAGT ATGTTGTGCCTTATTCAGCTCATATCCCATCCTATGCTGATATCTGGGGATGGGTCATG GCTTCAGATTCTCCAATAGACCTTAGTGCAGAAGAGCTAGACCTCAGAATGAAGCAGAGAATTCTGGGGGAAAATAGATATCTAGATGGAAAAACATTCTCATCATCCTCAACTTTGAGCAAAACTGTTCGCAATTC GCTAGACAATGAAACTCATGTGTACACTGAGGAAGCTGCCAGGTTCATACACGGGCATGGCAAGCATGCATGA